A stretch of Eleutherodactylus coqui strain aEleCoq1 chromosome 2, aEleCoq1.hap1, whole genome shotgun sequence DNA encodes these proteins:
- the LOC136610170 gene encoding zona pellucida sperm-binding protein 3-like, with the protein MECWIWIVIVLIHVEGFSSALSRHRHQSDSWQRNDRPGWGSSRGLGQPAFGEGSPRGNPWSGFGAQRGAQPGFGWGSRNLAESSQSRQLVVPPYSPISVQCGEDRMVVSVERDFYGTGKLVKPLDLTLGSCSYGPETTDTMVVFDNGLQECGNSLEMTPDWLIYNSILSYTPTSSSNVPIIRSNSAVVPVQCFYPRHGNVSSNAIKPTWIPFSTTITAEERLSFSLRLMTEDWSAPSPSLVFQLGDMFYLEASLDTQNHIPMILFVDSCVATTTPDITSNPRYEIISNNGCLMDGMQDDSSSAFVSPRSQADELRFMVDAFRFADSAFSTIYITCSLRAADINQVPDPMNKACSYNKASRSWSPVEGPNGICQCCSTRNCAASAGHGMTWGSSSGRSRGIGKRDVGSHQEKHGLATLGPLLVTGPKPSQISEAGKPEASKMSATHKPLQLWVLVAIGSVTLVVVAVALTVAGKYLLRRLSNKESM; encoded by the exons ATGGAGTGCTGGATTTGGATAGTGATAGTGCTAATCCATGTGGAAGGCTTTAGCAGTGCCTTGTCTAGACACCGGCACCAGTCAGATAGTTGGCAGAGGAATGATCGGCCTGGATGGGGATCTTCTAGAGGACTTGGACAACCTGCATTTGGAGAGGGCTCTCCTAGAGGAAACCCTTGGTCTGGCTTTGGTGCTCAGAGAGGTGCTCAGCCTGGATTTGGATGGGGCTCCAGGAATCTTGCAGAAAGTTCTCAGTCCCGACAGCTTGTAGTCCCTCCATACTCTCCTATCAGTGTACAGTGTGGTGAGGACAGGATGGTGGTGAGTGTGGAgagagacttctatgggactggtAAGCTGGTGAAGCCCTTAGACCTGACCCTGGGTTCCTGTAGCTATGGACCTGAGACTACAGATACTATGGTGGTCTTTGATAATGGCCTTCAAGAATGTGGGAACAGCTTAGAG ATGACTCCAGATTGGCTCATCTACAACTCCATACTAAGCTACACCCCCACTTCCTCCAGCAACGTGCCCATTATCAGGTCCAACTCTGCTGTGGTTCCCGTTCAGTGCTTCTACCCAAG ACACGGCAATGTGAGCAGTAATGCCATCAAGCCAACATGGATTCCATTCAGCACAACGATAACTGCAGAAGAGAGACTGTCCTTCTCGTTGCGTCTCATGACTG AGgactggagtgctcccagtccatcATTGGTCTTCCAGCTTGGTGATATGTTCTACCTAGAAGCCTCCCTGGACACCCAGAATCACATCCCAATGATCCTGTTTGTTGATAGCTGTGTGGCCACCACTACTCCAGACATTACCTCCAATCCTCGTTATGAGATCATCTCCAACAATGG GTGCCTGATGGATGGGATGCAAGATGATTCCTCTTCAGCCTTTGTTTCTCCAAGATCTCAAGCAGATGAGCTTCGCTTCATGGTTGATGCCTTCCGGTTCGCAGACAGTGCCTTCTCTACG ATCTACATTACCTGTTCTTTGAGGGCTGCTGACATCAACCAGGTCCCTGACCCTATGAACAAAGCCTGCTCCTACAATAAAGCATCTAGGAG TTGGTCACCTGTGGAAGGCCCAAATGGCATCTGTCAGTGCTGCTCCACCAGGAACTGTGCTGCTTCAGCAGGCCATGGAATGacttggggctcctcctctggaAGGTCAAGGGGCATTGGGAAAAGAGATGTTG GTTCTCATCAAGAGAAACATGGCCTGGCCACACTAGGTCCTCTTCTAGTGACTGGACCCAAGCCTAGCCAAATCTCCGAAGCAGGAAAACCTGAAGCTTCCAAAATGAGTGCAACACATAAACCTCTGCAGCTGTGGGTGCTGGTGGCCATTGGTTCTGTAACATTAGTAGTTGTTGCTGTTGCTCTTACTGTGGCTGGAAAATATCTTCTGAGAAGACTTTCCAACAAAGAATCTATGTAG